One Triticum dicoccoides isolate Atlit2015 ecotype Zavitan chromosome 5B, WEW_v2.0, whole genome shotgun sequence genomic window carries:
- the LOC119307462 gene encoding uncharacterized protein LOC119307462 isoform X5 — protein sequence MAISQPWPVEDVRETFFSYFVENQHVQLSSTPVIPVVDTKVPLIHTCLNRFKGTLNGRGSHRTCFSLRCITVGGDDDEVIDHFKNDTTYHRFTEVLGSWSFGDYFKEEAIRLLFSLLNKKYKLPQSRIYASYFSGDTSLGLSSDNESKNTLQKYLAEERIMPAMSKADFWMTGETGPCGPCIGFFFDCSDSKDGVGSVINIKDGKFIEISRLVFVEFNRQAGGVLKPLQAKHVLKPLQAKHVLTGINLESLAAILQNKESHYELDVYDDIFFSMSCCTGRGIRDYSGEVGAADTDGVDTAYRLLADHIRMIAVTNAPGSQLGFGNEGREYFLYRADKQAVQYGHEVLKTNQEKYDVIIHGILISEADLCPELEGYRKVDEIIEDELMIYKKTMAELREQQVPFDMGGKKKKKKGVTSVVWYATRLIEFFGRHTRIILKNKNTRCSLVALCNALLLGEKITLNIDIEKVSEGHLIYLVQSYLLYGNTQMQLEQNLELSEFNKQVLGVLPKLPGSLYFDVTFASSCGFEQTSETAIFGFLGVPLHHGWLVDPQDAELGSSIRKSSYHQLSYILAVYESIRSSTNSGPQKHGGCKDDDKFDSTLVFSLTRSEELGSISCAMISTFLHGPQLTSYGFSSLHDDLKARQPTVLIWNETLITISKVGDQIYVLLNDLSLLSTETGAVWERLTEDSDGLFVDCNFVPTDSEIQSILPLTRMERRKRNREEKRPLKDLLVPEEKEVDKREDREGDTNEDEKDYEKTETGEKYDGNIVEKPDISGIRGNLNIRPIVFLGRPTHVIHQINDGPCALIAVCNLLLLQGSIFFEPHETVVSMEYLLNFVFSLLEDSAKMRAHCSAIQRNIWDAALTLATGFDVDVVFTRTDGFTETREWFLLDCLNLNLRHGWIAAGDLLRGPETSFESLTLAANEPGFPNAEAIKKFLTGPQLTPIGLLSLQEELTENVPCILYWNKHYNTTVKVNGKLCSLVTDSNYLRTSAVWQTLEVRGNGSYLDSNFTPIYAQLDAAPSFLPETSTSQASTSFMKQDLEGITSRGDGLYLDRSFTHSGPNAALSGDDLHGSHFVQKIRTRRSLPSPRIVPESSEVPLSDFVRIPGNEFSELRTLFADGTSLDVADTRKIGRVLGLDLLEDIVFNHNAGFSWDGKFDPTTIMVIDGVRAEIRAPYCDKFCEEAKLNDFFSYITGVIELFRIEGIGLPAFFAKLTQTLSNPPRRPQVCTQRQLEGFKRRLHGYWDIVLTTLALRSSLARAGLYSGIHRIHRFAPEAVNHALRAVLRSRFLPKDWRQPIVAETGHPVLKKVLRYIPDTLDGSNENARANEGWRRKFGWYKPRLLDSLCIFPRQVNEHAKSKEELELEKQQGVENEPMNSLSELDLLTSHYLQDDLPIILEVLLRSDHLMTDELWKWLEEVLEVYSRPEVLGRGTWGLRRCVFGGGWNLGRRAYCRRGRARGFGHRGHGRARGFGHR from the exons ATGGCGATAAGTCAGCCCTGGCCGGTGGAGGATGTTCGTGAGACGTTTTTCTCCTATTTCGTGGAAAATCAGCATGTGCAGTTGTCATCAACCCCGGTTATCCCCGTAGTTGATACCAAGGTGCCTCTTATTCATACATGTTTGAACCGGTTCAAGGGGACCCTTAATGGCAGAGGGAGTCATCGCACCTGCTTTTCGCTGAGATGCATTACTGTGGGTGGTGATGACGATGAAGTGATTGATCACTTCAAAAACGACACTACTTACCATAGATTCACAGAAGTCCTTGGAAGTTGGTCTTTTGGGGACTACTTTAAGGAGGAAGCCATCAGGTTATTATTCAGTCTTCTCAACAAG AAATACAAGTTACCTCAGTCCAGAATATATGCTTCATACTTTAGTGGTGATACATCCCTTGGTTTGAGTTCAGACAATGAGTCAAAAAATACATTGCAGAAATACCTAGCGGAAGAAAGAATCATGCCTGCCATGTCTAAG GCTGATTTTTGGATGACTGGTGAAACTGGTCCCTGTGGGCCATGCATTGGATTTTTCTTCGATTGTTCGGATAGCAAAGATGGTGTTGGTTCCGTAATCAACATAAAGGATGGCAAATTTATTGAGATAAGCCGTCTTGTTTTTGTTGAG TTCAATAGGCAAGCAGGTGGCGTCTTGAAGCCTTTGCAAGCTAAGCATGTCTTGAAGCCTTTGCAAGCTAAGCATGTCTTAACAGGGATTAATCTTGAAAGTTTAGCTGCCATTCTTCAAAATAAAGAAAGCCACTATGAATTAGATGTCTACGATGACATATTTTTCAGCATGAGCTGT TGTACTGGTCGAGGAATCCGGGACTACTCTGGTGAAGTTGGTGCTGCTGACACAGATGGAGTTGATACGGCATACCGCCTCCTTGCAGATCACATAAGAATGATTGCTGTTACTAATGCTCCTGGTTCTCAGCTTG GGTTTGGAAATGAAGGTCGCGAGTATTTCCTATATCGTGCCGATAAACAGGCTGTGCAATATGGCCACGAAGTACTTAAGACAAATCAAGAGAAATACGATGT TATTATTCATGGCATTCTTATATCTGAAGCTGATTTATGTCCTGAGCTTGAAGGGTACAGAAAAGTGGATGAAATAATCGAAGATGAATTGATGATCTATAAAAAAACCATGGCGGAG TTACGAGAACAGCAAGTGCCATTTGATATGGgagggaagaagaaaaagaagaaaggtgTCACTTCTGTTGTGTGGTATGCGACAAGGCTTATTGAATTTTTTGGCCGGCACACACGCATTATTCTCAAGAATAAGAATACACGCTGCTCCTTAGTAGCACTAT GCAACGCTCTCCTGCTTGGAGAGAAGATAACTCTCAATATAGATATCGAGAAGGTGTCAGAGGGCCATCTCATCTATCTTGTACAAAGTTATCTTTTGTATGGCAATACACAAATGCAG TTGGAACAGAACTTGGAACTATCAGAGTTCAATAAACAAGTTCTTGGTGTATTGCCGAAGCTTCCGGGCAGTTTATACTTTGATGTGACATTTGCCAG CTCTTGTGGCTTTGAGCAGACCTCAGAAACCGCAATATTTGGTTTTCTTGGTGTCCCTCTACACCATGGCTGGTTGGTAGATCCCCAG GATGCTGAATTGGGCTCCTCAATACGTAAAAGTTCCTACCACCAACTTTCGTATATTCTTGCTGTGTACGAATCGATTCGATCCAGCACAAATTCAGggcctcaaaagcatggtggatgtAAAGATGATGACAAGTTTGATTCGACACTTGTGTTCTCTTTAACCAGATCAGAAGAACTTGGTTCTATTTCTT GTGCAATGATCTCAACTTTTTTGCATGGCCCTCAGCTAACCTCGTATGG ATTTTCTTCCTTACATGATGACTTAAAAGCGAGACAGCCCACTGTCCTGATTTGGAATGAAACATTAATTACAATATCTAAG GTAGGAGACCAAATATATGTGTTGCTGAACGATTTGTCCTTGTTAAGTACTGAAACCGGTGCGGTATGGGAAAGGTTAACAGAG GATAGTGATGGATTGTTTGTTGATTGTAACTTCGTGCCAACAGATTCAGAGATTCAATCTATACTG CCACTAACGAGAATGGAAAGAAGGAAGAGGAATAGAGAAGAGAAGAGGCCTCTGAAGGATCTCTTAGTACCTGAGGAGAAAGAGGTGGATAAGAGGGAAGACAGAGAGGGGGATACGAACGAGGACGAGAAAGATTATGAGAAGACAGAGACCGGGGAGAAATATGATGGGAATATCGTGGAGAAACCAGATATATCT GGCATTCGTGGCAACTTGAATATAAGGCCTATTGTTTTTTTGGGACGGCCAACCCATGTTATCCATCAGATAAATGATGGCCCGTGTGCCCTTATTGCAGTCT GTAATCTTCTACTGCTCCAGGGGAGCATCTTTTTTGAACCACATGAAACTGTGGTGTCAATGGAATATCTACTTAACTTTGTCTTTTCTTTACTTGAAGATAGTGCGAAAATGAGG GCCCATTGTTCTGCAATACAAAGAAACATATGGGATGCGGCGCTGACACTGGCCACAGGGTTTGATGTGGACGTTGTCTTTACCAG AACGGATGGTTTTACGGAGACACGAGAGTGGTTCCTTCTCGATTGCTTAAATCTAAATCTTCGACATGGTTGGATTGCTGCTGGG GATTTGTTGCGCGGACCAGAAACATCATTTGAAAGTCTTACGCTGGCGGCTAATGAACCTGGTTTTCCAAATG CGGAGGCGATCAAGAAGTTTCTAACGGGACCTCAACTTACTCCCATTGG CTTGCTTTCCTTACAAGAAGAACTTACTGaaaatgttccatgcattctgtacTGGAACAAACATTACAATACTACAGTTAAG GTCAATGGAAAATTATGTTCTTTAGTCACTGATTCAAATTATTTAAGAACAAGTGCAGTTTGGCAGACGCTTGAG GTCCGCGGTAACGGATCATATTTGGACAGCAACTTCACACCAATTTAtgcgcagcttgatgcagctccttcg TTTcttcctgaaacaagtacctcccaAGCATCTACCTCATTCATGAAGCAAGATTTGGAAGGGATTACATCACGTGGTGACGGATTATATTTGGATCGTAGCTTTACTCATTCGGGACCCAATGCAGCTCTTTCG GGAGATGATCTTCATGGCTCTCATTTTGTTCAGAAAATACGGACTCGAAGATCTCTGCCCAGTCCTCGAATTGTTCCTGAATCATCGGAAGTACCACTTAGTGATTTTGTTCGGATACCTGGTAATGAGTTCTCTGAATTAAGAACTCTATTTGCTGATGGTACTTCATTGGATGTTGCTGATACGAGAAAGATTGGAAGAGTTCTCGGACTTGATTTACTTGAAGATATTGTTTTTAATCATAATGCGGGGTTCAGTTGGGATGGGAAGTTTGACCCGACGACTATAATGGTCATTGATGGAGTCCGTGCGGAAATTCGCGCACCGTATTGTGACAAGTTCTGTGAAGAGGCGAAATTAAATGACTTCTTCAGTTACATTACTGGGGTTATTGAGCTATTTAGAATAGAAGGGATTGGTCTGCCAGCCTTTTTTGCCAAGTTGACCCAGACGCTGTCAAACCCTCCTCGCAGACCTCAAGTGTGTACCCAACGTCAACTGGAGGGCTTCAAACGTCGACTTCATGGCTATTGGGATATTGTATTGACTACCCTGGCGCTGAGGTCCTCATTGGCTAGAGCAGGATTATATTCTGGAATTCATAGAATACACCGCTTCGCGCCAGAGGCAGTTAATCATGCGCTGAGAGCTGTATTGCGAAGTCGTTTTTTACCAAAAGATTGGAGACAACCAATTGTTGCAGAAACAGGTCATCCAGTCCTCAAAAAGGTTTTACGGTATATCCCTGATACGTTAGATGGAAGCAATGAGAATGCCAGGGCGAATGAAGGTTGGCGTAGGAAGTTTGGGTGGTATAAACCCAGGTTGCTTGATAGCTTGTGTATTTTTCCAAGACAAGTAAACGAACATGCAAAGTCTAAG GAGGAGCTAGAACTGGAAAAGCAACAAGGAGTGGAGAATGAACCTATGAACAGTCTTTCCGAATTGGATCTTCTGACGTCTCAttatctccaagacgatcttccaaTTATATTGGAAGTATTGCTACGCTCTGATCATCTTATGACAGATGAATTGTGGAAATG GTTGGAAGAGGTCCTGGAGGTTTACTCCCGACCAGAAGTCCTTGGTCGTGGAACCTGGGGCCTCCGCCGCTGTGTTTTTGGTGGAGGCTGGAACCTGGGCCGCCGTGCCTATTGCCGCCGTGGTCGTGCCC GTGGTTTCGGACACCGTGGTCACGGTCGTGCCCGTGGTTTCGGACACCGGTGA
- the LOC119307462 gene encoding uncharacterized protein LOC119307462 isoform X2 codes for MAISQPWPVEDVRETFFSYFVENQHVQLSSTPVIPVVDTKVPLIHTCLNRFKGTLNGRGSHRTCFSLRCITVGGDDDEVIDHFKNDTTYHRFTEVLGSWSFGDYFKEEAIRLLFSLLNKKYKLPQSRIYASYFSGDTSLGLSSDNESKNTLQKYLAEERIMPAMSKADFWMTGETGPCGPCIGFFFDCSDSKDGVGSVINIKDGKFIEISRLVFVEFNRQAGGVLKPLQAKHVLKPLQAKHVLTGINLESLAAILQNKESHYELDVYDDIFFSMSCCTGRGIRDYSGEVGAADTDGVDTAYRLLADHIRMIAVTNAPGSQLGFGNEGREYFLYRADKQAVQYGHEVLKTNQEKYDVIIHGILISEADLCPELEGYRKVDEIIEDELMIYKKTMAELREQQVPFDMGGKKKKKKGVTSVVWYATRLIEFFGRHTRIILKNKNTRCSLVALCNALLLGEKITLNIDIEKVSEGHLIYLVQSYLLYGNTQMQLEQNLELSEFNKQVLGVLPKLPGSLYFDVTFASSCGFEQTSETAIFGFLGVPLHHGWLVDPQDAELGSSIRKSSYHQLSYILAVYESIRSSTNSGPQKHGGCKDDDKFDSTLVFSLTRSEELGSISCAMISTFLHGPQLTSYGFSSLHDDLKARQPTVLIWNETLITISKVGDQIYVLLNDLSLLSTETGAVWERLTEDSDGLFVDCNFVPTDSEIQSILPLTRMERRKRNREEKRPLKDLLVPEEKEVDKREDREGDTNEDEKDYEKTETGEKYDGNIVEKPDISGIRGNLNIRPIVFLGRPTHVIHQINDGPCALIAVCNLLLLQGSIFFEPHETVVSMEYLLNFVFSLLEDSAKMRAHCSAIQRNIWDAALTLATGFDVDVVFTRTDGFTETREWFLLDCLNLNLRHGWIAAGDLLRGPETSFESLTLAANEPGFPNAEAIKKFLTGPQLTPIGLLSLQEELTENVPCILYWNKHYNTTVKVNGKLCSLVTDSNYLRTSAVWQTLEVRGNGSYLDSNFTPIYAQLDAAPSFLPETSTSQASTSFMKQDLEGITSRGDGLYLDRSFTHSGPNAALSGDDLHGSHFVQKIRTRRSLPSPRIVPESSEVPLSDFVRIPGNEFSELRTLFADGTSLDVADTRKIGRVLGLDLLEDIVFNHNAGFSWDGKFDPTTIMVIDGVRAEIRAPYCDKFCEEAKLNDFFSYITGVIELFRIEGIGLPAFFAKLTQTLSNPPRRPQVCTQRQLEGFKRRLHGYWDIVLTTLALRSSLARAGLYSGIHRIHRFAPEAVNHALRAVLRSRFLPKDWRQPIVAETGHPVLKKVLRYIPDTLDGSNENARANEGWRRKFGWYKPRLLDSLCIFPRQVNEHAKSKELELEKQQGVENEPMNSLSELDLLTSHYLQDDLPIILEVLLRSDHLMTDELWKWLEEVLEVYSRPEVLGRGTWGLRRCVFGGGWNLGRRAYCRRGRAHGFGHCGHGRARGFGHRGHGRARGFGHR; via the exons ATGGCGATAAGTCAGCCCTGGCCGGTGGAGGATGTTCGTGAGACGTTTTTCTCCTATTTCGTGGAAAATCAGCATGTGCAGTTGTCATCAACCCCGGTTATCCCCGTAGTTGATACCAAGGTGCCTCTTATTCATACATGTTTGAACCGGTTCAAGGGGACCCTTAATGGCAGAGGGAGTCATCGCACCTGCTTTTCGCTGAGATGCATTACTGTGGGTGGTGATGACGATGAAGTGATTGATCACTTCAAAAACGACACTACTTACCATAGATTCACAGAAGTCCTTGGAAGTTGGTCTTTTGGGGACTACTTTAAGGAGGAAGCCATCAGGTTATTATTCAGTCTTCTCAACAAG AAATACAAGTTACCTCAGTCCAGAATATATGCTTCATACTTTAGTGGTGATACATCCCTTGGTTTGAGTTCAGACAATGAGTCAAAAAATACATTGCAGAAATACCTAGCGGAAGAAAGAATCATGCCTGCCATGTCTAAG GCTGATTTTTGGATGACTGGTGAAACTGGTCCCTGTGGGCCATGCATTGGATTTTTCTTCGATTGTTCGGATAGCAAAGATGGTGTTGGTTCCGTAATCAACATAAAGGATGGCAAATTTATTGAGATAAGCCGTCTTGTTTTTGTTGAG TTCAATAGGCAAGCAGGTGGCGTCTTGAAGCCTTTGCAAGCTAAGCATGTCTTGAAGCCTTTGCAAGCTAAGCATGTCTTAACAGGGATTAATCTTGAAAGTTTAGCTGCCATTCTTCAAAATAAAGAAAGCCACTATGAATTAGATGTCTACGATGACATATTTTTCAGCATGAGCTGT TGTACTGGTCGAGGAATCCGGGACTACTCTGGTGAAGTTGGTGCTGCTGACACAGATGGAGTTGATACGGCATACCGCCTCCTTGCAGATCACATAAGAATGATTGCTGTTACTAATGCTCCTGGTTCTCAGCTTG GGTTTGGAAATGAAGGTCGCGAGTATTTCCTATATCGTGCCGATAAACAGGCTGTGCAATATGGCCACGAAGTACTTAAGACAAATCAAGAGAAATACGATGT TATTATTCATGGCATTCTTATATCTGAAGCTGATTTATGTCCTGAGCTTGAAGGGTACAGAAAAGTGGATGAAATAATCGAAGATGAATTGATGATCTATAAAAAAACCATGGCGGAG TTACGAGAACAGCAAGTGCCATTTGATATGGgagggaagaagaaaaagaagaaaggtgTCACTTCTGTTGTGTGGTATGCGACAAGGCTTATTGAATTTTTTGGCCGGCACACACGCATTATTCTCAAGAATAAGAATACACGCTGCTCCTTAGTAGCACTAT GCAACGCTCTCCTGCTTGGAGAGAAGATAACTCTCAATATAGATATCGAGAAGGTGTCAGAGGGCCATCTCATCTATCTTGTACAAAGTTATCTTTTGTATGGCAATACACAAATGCAG TTGGAACAGAACTTGGAACTATCAGAGTTCAATAAACAAGTTCTTGGTGTATTGCCGAAGCTTCCGGGCAGTTTATACTTTGATGTGACATTTGCCAG CTCTTGTGGCTTTGAGCAGACCTCAGAAACCGCAATATTTGGTTTTCTTGGTGTCCCTCTACACCATGGCTGGTTGGTAGATCCCCAG GATGCTGAATTGGGCTCCTCAATACGTAAAAGTTCCTACCACCAACTTTCGTATATTCTTGCTGTGTACGAATCGATTCGATCCAGCACAAATTCAGggcctcaaaagcatggtggatgtAAAGATGATGACAAGTTTGATTCGACACTTGTGTTCTCTTTAACCAGATCAGAAGAACTTGGTTCTATTTCTT GTGCAATGATCTCAACTTTTTTGCATGGCCCTCAGCTAACCTCGTATGG ATTTTCTTCCTTACATGATGACTTAAAAGCGAGACAGCCCACTGTCCTGATTTGGAATGAAACATTAATTACAATATCTAAG GTAGGAGACCAAATATATGTGTTGCTGAACGATTTGTCCTTGTTAAGTACTGAAACCGGTGCGGTATGGGAAAGGTTAACAGAG GATAGTGATGGATTGTTTGTTGATTGTAACTTCGTGCCAACAGATTCAGAGATTCAATCTATACTG CCACTAACGAGAATGGAAAGAAGGAAGAGGAATAGAGAAGAGAAGAGGCCTCTGAAGGATCTCTTAGTACCTGAGGAGAAAGAGGTGGATAAGAGGGAAGACAGAGAGGGGGATACGAACGAGGACGAGAAAGATTATGAGAAGACAGAGACCGGGGAGAAATATGATGGGAATATCGTGGAGAAACCAGATATATCT GGCATTCGTGGCAACTTGAATATAAGGCCTATTGTTTTTTTGGGACGGCCAACCCATGTTATCCATCAGATAAATGATGGCCCGTGTGCCCTTATTGCAGTCT GTAATCTTCTACTGCTCCAGGGGAGCATCTTTTTTGAACCACATGAAACTGTGGTGTCAATGGAATATCTACTTAACTTTGTCTTTTCTTTACTTGAAGATAGTGCGAAAATGAGG GCCCATTGTTCTGCAATACAAAGAAACATATGGGATGCGGCGCTGACACTGGCCACAGGGTTTGATGTGGACGTTGTCTTTACCAG AACGGATGGTTTTACGGAGACACGAGAGTGGTTCCTTCTCGATTGCTTAAATCTAAATCTTCGACATGGTTGGATTGCTGCTGGG GATTTGTTGCGCGGACCAGAAACATCATTTGAAAGTCTTACGCTGGCGGCTAATGAACCTGGTTTTCCAAATG CGGAGGCGATCAAGAAGTTTCTAACGGGACCTCAACTTACTCCCATTGG CTTGCTTTCCTTACAAGAAGAACTTACTGaaaatgttccatgcattctgtacTGGAACAAACATTACAATACTACAGTTAAG GTCAATGGAAAATTATGTTCTTTAGTCACTGATTCAAATTATTTAAGAACAAGTGCAGTTTGGCAGACGCTTGAG GTCCGCGGTAACGGATCATATTTGGACAGCAACTTCACACCAATTTAtgcgcagcttgatgcagctccttcg TTTcttcctgaaacaagtacctcccaAGCATCTACCTCATTCATGAAGCAAGATTTGGAAGGGATTACATCACGTGGTGACGGATTATATTTGGATCGTAGCTTTACTCATTCGGGACCCAATGCAGCTCTTTCG GGAGATGATCTTCATGGCTCTCATTTTGTTCAGAAAATACGGACTCGAAGATCTCTGCCCAGTCCTCGAATTGTTCCTGAATCATCGGAAGTACCACTTAGTGATTTTGTTCGGATACCTGGTAATGAGTTCTCTGAATTAAGAACTCTATTTGCTGATGGTACTTCATTGGATGTTGCTGATACGAGAAAGATTGGAAGAGTTCTCGGACTTGATTTACTTGAAGATATTGTTTTTAATCATAATGCGGGGTTCAGTTGGGATGGGAAGTTTGACCCGACGACTATAATGGTCATTGATGGAGTCCGTGCGGAAATTCGCGCACCGTATTGTGACAAGTTCTGTGAAGAGGCGAAATTAAATGACTTCTTCAGTTACATTACTGGGGTTATTGAGCTATTTAGAATAGAAGGGATTGGTCTGCCAGCCTTTTTTGCCAAGTTGACCCAGACGCTGTCAAACCCTCCTCGCAGACCTCAAGTGTGTACCCAACGTCAACTGGAGGGCTTCAAACGTCGACTTCATGGCTATTGGGATATTGTATTGACTACCCTGGCGCTGAGGTCCTCATTGGCTAGAGCAGGATTATATTCTGGAATTCATAGAATACACCGCTTCGCGCCAGAGGCAGTTAATCATGCGCTGAGAGCTGTATTGCGAAGTCGTTTTTTACCAAAAGATTGGAGACAACCAATTGTTGCAGAAACAGGTCATCCAGTCCTCAAAAAGGTTTTACGGTATATCCCTGATACGTTAGATGGAAGCAATGAGAATGCCAGGGCGAATGAAGGTTGGCGTAGGAAGTTTGGGTGGTATAAACCCAGGTTGCTTGATAGCTTGTGTATTTTTCCAAGACAAGTAAACGAACATGCAAAGTCTAAG GAGCTAGAACTGGAAAAGCAACAAGGAGTGGAGAATGAACCTATGAACAGTCTTTCCGAATTGGATCTTCTGACGTCTCAttatctccaagacgatcttccaaTTATATTGGAAGTATTGCTACGCTCTGATCATCTTATGACAGATGAATTGTGGAAATG GTTGGAAGAGGTCCTGGAGGTTTACTCCCGACCAGAAGTCCTTGGTCGTGGAACCTGGGGCCTCCGCCGCTGTGTTTTTGGTGGAGGCTGGAACCTGGGCCGCCGTGCCTATTGCCGCCGTGGTCGTGCCCATGGTTTCGGACACTGTGGTCACGGTCGTGCCCGTGGTTTCGGACACCGTGGTCACGGTCGTGCCCGTGGTTTCGGACACCGGTGA